The Candida dubliniensis CD36 chromosome 2, complete sequence genome contains a region encoding:
- a CDS encoding conserved hypothetical protein (predicted TM helix region, aa 7-24), whose protein sequence is MTSIKYTLRFLIWLIIYVIPTMSLFNNTKFESGQDSSFLQHITEFAHWEKQNLYQRPVGPPKPQLKSINLNKTESFNSSFTLPIVKQFFNSSKLVNTSIFEQTSRFRGDKKAPHWTVSTGLFADKSKEWNEEEEECFMPIKEIPQRRPKKYKPRKKYVRPVPPPRPQKWSRPNYWSFTSEEDSFSDWWSSDCSESDWSSDDGGKLWFLGMNVAQEKSETTQISIIPSRKLVTRVNEQFYNTYRSNFSNNDIKKRNLDDSYDEYFGFDNEIQSRITNNLSKKYVESNVLNSKSTQNKILSKWKLKLLVCLFALHTLYYS, encoded by the coding sequence ATGACAAGTATTAAATACACACTAAGGTTTTTAATCTGGTTAATCATTTACGTTATTCCCACTATGTCCTTATTTAACAACACCAAATTTGAAAGCGGACAAGACCTGTCATTTCTCCAACATATTACAGAGTTTGCTCATTGGGAAAAGCAAAATCTATATCAACGTCCAGTAGGTCCACCAAAACCACAGCTTAAATCCATCAATTTAAATAAGACTGAATCcttcaattcatcatttacTTTGCCAATTGTCAAACAATTCTTTAATAGTTCAAAATTAGTTAATACTTCTATTTTTGAACAAACTTCAAGATTTCGTGGAGACAAGAAAGCTCCTCATTGGACTGTGAGTACAGGCTTGTTTGCTGATAAACTGAAGGAATggaatgaagaagaagaagaatgtTTTATGCCAATCAAAGAGATTCCCCAACGACGTCCAAAAAAGTAcaaaccaagaaaaaaatatgtaCGTCCAGTACCGCCTCCACGGCCTCAAAAATGGTCAAGACCGAATTATTGGAGTTTTACAAGTGAAGAGGATAGTTTTTCCGATTGGTGGTCAAGTGACTGTAGTGAAAGCGATTGGTCGAGTGATGATGGAGGAAAATTATGGTTTTTGGGAATGAATGTTGCTCAAGAAAAGTCCGAGACAAcacaaatttcaataattcctTCCAGGAAATTGGTTACTAGAGTAAATGAACAATTTTATAACACATACAGAagtaatttttcaaataatgatattaagAAACGGAATCTAGATGATAGCTATGACGAGTATTTTGGGTTTGATAACGAGATTCAATCTCGTATAACAAATAACCTTCTGAAAAAGTACGTTGAATCTAATGTACTCAATTCCAAATCTactcaaaataaaatattaagTAAGtggaaattaaaattattggtTTGTCTTTTTGCATTACATACTTTGTATTATTCTTAA
- a CDS encoding conserved hypothetical protein (GPI-Anchor Signal predicted by DGPI v2.04 with cleavage site probability 2.1199; coord'3,224;~predicted TM helix region, aa 21-43), whose translation MNKICLTNNLTKMPVNFFFKMLKLYLLFCIFSFHSVIAPIPTIEKYNSTDSIHSTNINNQQDLKDLTFFSQVVLSTPKWDQSLTRYKRKKRDYDDVSSAVADTQELSNNTFLMQGRKETSPKWHVGAGVYLNKERFSDTKKTFVKYESDYCSEEDYSSDEGGSKRKWFKPFSIDLNETQDISIIPSSKILSVDTKGNFVSHNKISNFTLGYHSDTVQKDIFESSGDFKAFKMVYIVVILIIYSFLHF comes from the coding sequence ATGaacaaaatttgtttaacaAACAACTTAACAAAAATGCCtgtcaattttttttttaaaatgtTAAAGCTATACCTTTTGTTTTGCATTTTTAGTTTCCATTCGGTCATAGCACCAATCCCTACGATTGAGAAATACAACAGTACTGATTCCATTCATTCAactaatattaataatcaacaagatttaaaagatttaaCTTTTTTCAGTCAGGTTGTGTTATCTACACCAAAATGGGATCAGAGTTTAACCAGGTATAAACGTAAAAAGAGAGACTATGATGATGTTTCGTCAGCTGTGGCCGACACTCAGGAACTCAGCAATAACACGTTTTTGATGCAAGGACGCAAAGAAACAAGTCCCAAATGGCATGTTGGTGCTGGTGTCTACTTGAATAAAGAACGATTTTCAGATACAAAAAAGACATTCGTAAAGTATGAGAGTGACTACTGCTCAGAAGAAGATTATTCTAGTGACGAGGGTGGTAGTAAACGAAAATGGTTTAAGCcgttttcaattgatttaaatgaaaCCCAAGACATATCCATCATTCCTAGCtcaaaaatattatctGTTGATACCAAAGGCAATTTTGTTAGTCATAACAAAATCTCAAACTTTACACTTGGTTATCATTCTGATACTGTGCAGAAAGATATATTTGAGTCTTCTGGCGATTTCAAAGCGTTCAAAATGgtttatattgttgttatctTGATTATATACTCTTTTTTACACTTTTAA
- a CDS encoding conserved hypothetical protein (GPI-Anchor Signal predicted by DGPI v2.04 with cleavage site probability 0.12900001; coord=200,201): MYKLILLTWLCLLPVQMVSSDSTKKLFPKTDVNDLVYFNQVFDMATKQTSDPDSDSFIENSNKTITLITLDKPPNNDTNAVDAQFKKKKGKLKPKWELNAGVYLEKKVNKKLLKKSKKKNSKKFGILTNNNGETERILIPTELMVSRATPGTHNLFSQNSSNYPFQLTKINITSIKKAPVLSTSIAHEFLDINHGIVKFSIANKVFDGFWNQIFWAFLYIL; the protein is encoded by the coding sequence ATGTACAAGCTAATTCTATTAACCTGGCTATGCTTATTGCCAGTACAAATGGTCTCGTCAGATTCCaccaaaaaattgtttccCAAAACGGATGTCAACGATTTAGTTTACTTCAACCAAGTGTTTGATATGGCGACAAAACAAACATCAGACCCAGACTCAgattcatttattgaaaattctaATAAAACTATTACATTAATAACTTTGGATAAACCACCAAACAATGACACTAATGCAGTTGATGCTCAATttaagaagaaaaagggTAAATTGAAGCCAAAGTGGGAATTGAATGCTGGTGTTTATTTGGAGAAAAAagttaataaaaaattgttgaaaaaatctaaaaagaaaaactcaAAGAAATTTGGGATCCTAACTAATAACAATGGAGAAACTGAAAGGATCTTGATTCCGACAGAACTAATGGTTTCTCGAGCTACTCCTGGTACTCACAATTTGTTTTCTCAAAATAGTTCAAATTATCCTTTTCAATTgacaaaaatcaatataacatcaataaaaaaagcACCTGTGTTGTCCACTTCAATTGCCCATGAATTTTTGGACATCAACCATGGAATTGTCAAGTTTTCAATTGCAAATAAAGTCTTTGATGGGTTTTGGAATCAAATATTCTGGGCATTTCTCTATATTTTGTAG
- a CDS encoding doa4-independent degradation protein 3 (spliced gene;~Similar to S. cerevisiae VPS24;~In S. cerevisiae: one of four subunits of the endosomal sorting complex required for transport III (ESCRT-III); forms an ESCRT-III subcomplex with Did4p; involved in the sorting of transmembrane proteins into the multivesicular body (MVB) pathway), with protein MDYIKKKIYGPDPKEQMRKINQLLRKNKRELDRSMNQLVPLRKKTESLIKKSAKDKDYKSAKLYARELININKQYNKLYTSKTRIESITMSINEQYSMNKLTQSIHSSTSIMKDVNSLIHIGAVSHTMQELSKELMKAGIINEMMDDMVDLDEMDEELEEVNKIISDLTEDKFSKIENEIPSNEFNEQVIEPPAEVAEEDEEDELALDEMRERLKALQ; from the exons ATGGACtatattaaaaagaaaatatatgGGCCAGATCCCAAAGAACAA ATGAGAAAGATCAATCAATTACTTCGTAAGAACAAACGAGAACTAGATAGGTCGATGAATCAATTAGTCCCACttagaaagaaaacagagtcattaatcaaaaaatctGCCAAAGATAAAGATTACAAGTCAGCAAAATTATACGCCAGAGAGTTgattaatataaataaacaatataaCAAGCTTTACAcatcaaaaacaagaatcGAGTCAATCACAATGTCCATTAATGAGCAATATTCTATGAATAAACTTACCCAATCCATTCATTCGTCTACTTCAATTATGAAAGACGTCAATCTGTTAATTCATATTGGGGCAGTGCTGCATACTATGCAAGAATTGTCAAAAGAGCTTATGAAGGCTGGCATTATAAATGAAATGATGGATGATATGGTTGACTTGGATGAGATGGATGAGGAATTGGAAGAAGTAAATAAGATAATTTCCGATTTGACAGAGGATaaattttctaaaattgaaaatgagaTACCAAGCAATGAGTTCAATGAACAAGTTATTGAACCACCAGCAGAAGTGGCAGAAGAAGACGAGGAAGACGAATTGGCATTAGATGAAATGAGAGAAAGATTAAAGGCGTTGCAGTAG
- a CDS encoding conserved hypothetical protein (predicted TM helix region, aa 46-68;~predicted TM helix region, aa 15-34), translating to MPVQQSATNTTPSSQEQFVLIVAAIILPPLAIFLSKKYSIWNKEFWISVVLTLIGHIPGAIFAVYYLLCVQFPQQGVEGYTQLPDDVEQQLHAEHQQGSSQEQPQEQHQGIRIYHDEEHVQPKENQILTANDLPSYDDIVGSSEAATGHRDVKGGDNKIQH from the coding sequence ATGCCAGTTCAACAGTCTGCTACAAATACCACACCCTCACTGCAAGAGCAATTTGTCTTGATTGTCGCAGCAATAATATTACCACCATTAGCTATATTCTTAAGCAAAAAGTATTCTATTTGGAATAAGGAGTTTTGGATTTCTGTTGTTTTGACCTTGATTGGACATATTCCTGGTGCTATATTTGCCGTATACTATTTGTTGTGTGTTCAATTTCCTCAACAAGGTGTTGAAGGTTATACTCAATTACCTGATGACGTAGAGCAACAATTGCATGCTGAACATCAACAAGGGCTGAGCCAAGAGCAACCACAAGAACAACATCAAGGTATCCGCATTTACCATGATGAAGAACATGTTCAACCCAAGGAGAACCAAATTTTGACTGCTAACGATTTGCCTAGTTATGACGACATTGTAGGTTCATCTGAAGCTGCTACGGGACATCGTGATGTCAAGGGTGGAGACAATAAAATTCAGCACTGA
- a CDS encoding activator 1 40 kda subunit, putative (Similar to S. cerevisiae RFC5;~In S. cerevisiae: subunit of heteropentameric Replication Factor C (RF-C), which is a DNA binding protein and ATPase that acts as a clamp loader of the proliferating cell nuclear antigen (PCNA) processivity factor for DNA polymerases delta and epsilon.): MSLWVDKYRPRTLDQLTYHDSITKSLRALAKSGDFPHLLVYGPSGSGKKTRIYCTLNEIFGPQVEKLKIDVKNFVTSSNRKLEFNVLSSSNHLEITPSDMGNNDRVVIQDLLKDVASTEQVDFANQSRAKHRFKIVIINEADSLSRDAQAALRRTMEKYSSNIRLILVCNSISNIIAPIKSRTLLVRIPSPSVDDINHILSHVAEKESLKFNTNNDSEIDHFYSKVAEASNRNLRRCLLSFETISMQAETINVRSDVAKVALDWETIVRNMAINIQKNQNVATLAKTRVVLYELLSHCIPARIILKTLLFDLIDLSSKNNQLVLELINQASIFDERLSLGSKSIFHLEGFVAKSMVSISNLK, encoded by the coding sequence ATGTCACTCTGGGTAGATAAATATCGTCCAAGAACCTTGGACCAATTGACATATCATGACTCTATTACAAAAAGTCTTAGAGCTTTAGCAAAGTCTGGAGACTTTCCTCATTTATTAGTATATGGACCAAGTGGAAGTGGGAAAAAGACCAGAATCTATTGTACATTGAATGAAATCTTTGGACCACaggttgaaaaattgaaaattgatgtCAAAAATTTTGTCACATCATCTAATAGAAAACTAGAATTTAATGTTTTAAGTTCATCGAATCATTTGGAAATCACACCCAGTGATATGGGCAATAATGATCGTGTGGTGATTCAGGATTTGTTGAAAGATGTTGCCAGTACTGAGCAAGTTGATTTTGCCAACCAACTGCGAGCTAAACATAGATTCAAGATAGTTATAATCAATGAAGCCGATTCTTTGAGTAGAGATGCACAAGCCGCTTTAAGAAGAACCATGGAAAAATACTCATCAAACATTAGATTAATTTTGGTTTGTAATTCGATATCTAATATCATTGCCCcaattaaatcaagaaCATTGCTAGTGAGAATTCCAAGTCCTAGTGTCGATGACATCAATCATATTTTGAGTCATGTTGCAGAAAAAGAGTCTCTAAAATTCAATACTAACAACGACTCTGAAATCGACcatttttattcaaaagTTGCTGAAGCAAGCAATAGGAATTTAAGAAGATGCTTATTAAGCTTTGAAACAATAAGTATGCAGGCTGAAACTATCAATGTTAGATCAGATGTTGCCAAAGTTGCTTTGGATTGGGAAACGATCGTTAGAAATATGGCGATCAACATCCAGAAGAATCAGAATGTGGCCACATTAGCCAAAACTAGAGTGGTCTTGTACGAGCTATTATCACATTGCATTCCTGCAAGAATCATCTTAAAAActttattgtttgatttaattgacCTTTCTagtaaaaataatcaattagttcttgaattaataaaccAGGCATCGATATTTGATGAACGATTGAGCTTGGGTCTGAAGAGTATTTTCCATTTGGAGGGGTTTGTAGCTAAATCGATGGTATCTATCAGCAACTTAAAGTAG
- a CDS encoding peptide met(o) reductase (Similar to S. cerevisiae MXR1;~In S. cerevisiae: peptide methionine sulfoxide reductase, reverses the oxidation of methionine residues; involved in oxidative damage repair, providing resistance to oxidative stress and regulation of lifespan.): MVSTISPTILKTPTSKLINLSAGCFWGVENVFRKQFTNKGLVDIKVGYANGKPSISNVTYEKVCTGTTNYAETVQISYEPSQLKLAEILDIFFKMHDPTTVNSQGPDVGTQYRSAIFTFDDEDKSLALKIRDQFQKEWYPNHKIATTIESIYNWYDAEDYHQNYLTKNSGGYECPTHFIRTKPKI, from the coding sequence ATGGTATCAACTATATCACCAACTATTCTTAAAACTCCAACTTCTAAACTCATCAATCTTTCAGCTGGTTGTTTCTGGGGGGTCGAAAATGTATTCAGAAAGCAGTTTACAAATAAAGGTCTAGTAGACATCAAAGTCGGATATGCTAATGGTAAACCGTCGATTTCTAATGTAACATATGAAAAAGTATGCACTGGAACTACTAATTATGCTGAAACCGTACAAATATCATACGAGCCATCTCAATTGAAGTTAGCAGAAATTTTagatatatttttcaaGATGCATGATCCTACTACGGTGAATTCTCAAGGACCTGATGTGGGTACTCAATACAGATCAGCCATCTTCACTTTTGATGACGAAGATAAGTCTCTTGCATTGAAGATAAGAGATCAATTCCAAAAGGAATGGTATCCTAATCATAAAATTGCAACCACCATTGAATCGATATATAACTGGTATGATGCTGAAGATTATCATCAAAACTACTTGACTAAGAATTCCGGTGGTTATGAATGCCCTACCCATTTTATTAGGACCAAgccaaaaatataa
- a CDS encoding deubiquitinating enzyme (Similar to S. cerevisiae UBP9): protein MGNNETNNLLFGDGSDKIFGMENFGNTCYCNSILQCLYYTESFRLKLIQHNQTKHDPKLMVIGVKPHSFTSKYEQLVQKKLREQGGKSGSSNSNTTTEERPKQGSRKGSIFGIKFNNSTNTSTTTVPIVIHDSKKPYMKYIDKAKDCEALSLEQRIKISKSPEFQKLDILITRPSINETTKKPVDDDNRNDYSQSSSMLLNDQPQQSIHEGSISTTSSAIIVGIPHPEANLSTPINPFNSDPNSDQRKRSALINGPIINLDTSLQLPSEQQEDTALLYALKDLFESMVENKSTIGVVSPTYFIQKLKDKNFLFRQNNMHHDAHEFFNYLTNEIIESLNKEGFTDDKNWCSDIFRGLITNETKCLSCEKITSKQELFLDLSIDIPPGESAFSLSYALNNFSKSETLTHQNKFYCNTCSSLQEAVKTIKLKKLPEVLVINLKRFKYDEQMDKMVKLFDSINYPFKLRLFNTTDDESLTDLLYELYALVIHIGGGPMHGHYVSLCKIKAGLWLLFDDETVELVEDSYVMRFFGNGPGLASAYILFYRQAKYDPDFGFNPDDIYNGNDDYSLKQTEDESSTLATSVENDYPDAKSEASSIASFNVNEATKKTNVFKNFKFDKEDKAPGPISRSNSISANVAPSVPIKEVKEKKSWVGNLKRRNTESSNSGNIPPMERKPSTSSTISGNGNTSERRRSIFGFKRK, encoded by the coding sequence ATGGGGAACAATGAAAccaacaatttattatttggtgATGGATCAGATAAAATATTTGGGATGGAGAATTTTGGAAACACCTGTTATTGCAATTCTATATTACAGTGTTTATATTACACCGAGAGCTTCcgattgaaattaattcaacATAACCAAACAAAGCATGATCCCAAACTTATGGTTATTGGAGTCAAACCCCATAGTTTTACAAGCAAATACGAACAACTAGTTCAAAAGAAACTACGCGAACAAGGTGGGAAACTGGGATCCCTGAATTCAAACACAACTACAGAAGAAAGGCCTAAGCAGGGTAGTAGGAAAGGATCTATTTTTGGtattaaatttaacaattcaacaaaCACCTCAACGACAACGGTTCCCATAGTTATCCACGATTCCAAAAAGCCATATATGAAATATATTGACAAAGCTAAAGATTGCGAGGCCCTATCATTGGAGCAGCGCATAAAAATTAGCAAATCCCCTGAATTTCAAAAGTTAGACATCTTGATAACAAGACCCTCAATTAATGAAACCACCAAAAAGCCTGTTGATGACGACAATAGGAATGATTATTCGCAGAGCTCATCTATGCTACTCAATGATCAACCACAACAAAGCATACACGAAGGGTCTATTAGCACTACTTCTAGTGCTATAATAGTTGGAATACCACATCCTGAAGCTAACTTGAGTACACCAATTAACCCATTCAATTCAGATCCCAATAGCGATCAGAGAAAGAGATCTGCTTTGATTAATGGTCCGATTATCAACCTAGATACATCATTGCAACTTCCGAGCGAACAACAGGAAGACACAGCCTTGTTATATGCGTTGAAAGATTTATTTGAGAGTATGGTTGAAAACAAATCTACCATTGGTGTAGTATCACCAACATACTTTATTCAGAAACTTAAAGATAAGAATTTCTTGTTTCGTCAGAACAATATGCACCATGATGCTcatgaatttttcaattatttaacCAACGAAATCATTGAAAGTTTGAACAAGGAAGGTTTTACTGACGATAAAAATTGGTGCAGTGATATTTTCCGAGGTTTAATCACCAATGAAACCAAGTGCCTATCTTGTGAAAAGATTACGTCTAAACAGGAGCTATTTCTAGATTTGTCCATTGATATACCACCAGGAGAAAGTGCGTTTTCATTAAGTTATGCcttaaacaatttttcgAAATCCGAAACCTTAACCCACCAGAATAAGTTTTATTGCAACACTTGTTCCTCTTTACAAGAGGCAgtgaaaacaataaagCTCAAAAAGTTGCCCGAAGTATTAGTTATCAATTTGAAGAGATTCAAGTACGATGAACAAATGGACAAGATGGTTAAGCTTTTTGATTCCATAAATTACCCTTTCAAGTTGCGTTTGTTTAACACTACTGATGATGAATCGTTGACGGATTTGTTGTATGAATTGTATGCATTGGTTATTCACATTGGTGGTGGACCGATGCATGGACACTATGTCTCGCTATGCAAAATCAAAGCTGGATTATGGTTGCTATTTGACGACGAAACTGTTGAGTTAGTGGAGGATTCATATGTAATGAGGTTTTTCGGCAACGGTCCTGGTTTAGCAAGTGCTTACATTTTGTTCTACAGACAGGCTAAATACGATCCTGACTTTGGATTTAATCCTGATGATATTTACAATGGCAACGACGACTATTCTCTCAAACAAACAGAGGACGAATCAAGCACACTTGCTACTTCTGTTGAAAATGACTATCCAGATGCCAAGTCAGAGGCTTCTTCTATTGCCTCTTTCAATGTGAACGAGGCGACTAAAAAGACAAATGTgttcaaaaatttcaagtttGACAAAGAGGACAAAGCTCCTGGTCCAATTTCTCGTAGCAATAGTATTAGTGCAAACGTTGCACCCAGTGTCCCGATCAAAGAGGTCAAGGAGAAGAAATCCTGGGTTGgtaatttgaaaagaagaaataccGAGTCCAGCAATAGTGGGAATATACCGCCAATGGAAAGAAAACCATCTACAAGCAGTACAATATCTGGAAATGGTAACACCTCcgaaagaagaagaagcatATTTGGGTTTAAACGGAAGTAG
- the HGT7 gene encoding hexose transporter, putative (In C. albicans: putative glucose transporter of the major facilitator superfamily; glucose-induced, expressed at high glucose; upregulated in biofilm; fluconazole-induced; C. albicans glucose transporter family comprises 20 members;~11 probable transmembrane helices predicted for ZZZ0930 by TMHMM2.0 at aa 40-62, 93-115, 125-144, 151-173, 183-205, 218-237, 340-362, 369-391, 411-433, 446-468 and 473-495) produces the protein MSQDNVSSTSTAEAVNNEIKVKDEIPQEEPAHTSLEDKPVSAYLGIIIMCFLIAFGGFVFGFDTGTISGFINMSDFLKRFGGTRADGSLYFSNVRTGLLIGLFNVGCAIGALFLSKIGDMYGRRIGIMSAMVVYIVGIIIQIASQHAWYQVMIGRIITGLAVGMLSVLCPLFISEVSPKHLRGTLVCCFQLMITLGIFLGYCTTFGTKKYSDSRQWRVPLGLCFAWALCLVAGMSRMPESPRYLVGKDRIEDAKMSLAKTNKVSPEDPALYRELQLIQAGVERERLAGSVSWGALFNGKPRIFERVLVGVMLQALQQLTGDNYFFYYSTTIFKSVGMNDSFQTSIIIGVINFASTFVGIYAIEKLGRRHCLLIGSIAMSICFLIYSLVGTQHLYIGKAGGPSRKPDGDAMIFITTLYVFFFASTWAGGVYSIISELYPLKVRSKAMGLANASNWIWGFLISFFTSFITDSIHFYYGFVFMGCLVFSIFFVYFMVYETKGLTLEEIDELYSTKVVPWKSAGWVPPSEEEMATSTGYAGDAKPEEEHV, from the coding sequence atgTCTCAAGACAACGTATCATCTACATCTACAGCTGAGGCTGTgaataatgaaatcaaagTTAAAGATGAAATTCCACAAGAAGAACCAGCTCATACTAGTTTAGAAGATAAACCAGTGAGTGCATACCTTGGTATCATCATTATGTGTTTCCTTATTGCCTTTGGTGGTTTTGTTTTCGGTTTTGATACTGGTACCATTTCTGGTTTTATTAATATGTCTGACTTTTTAAAAAGATTCGGTGGTACTAGAGCTGATGGTAGTCTTTACTTTTCTAATGTTAGAACTGGTTTATTGATCGGTTTATTCAATGTAGGTTGTGCTATCGGTGCATTATTCTTATCCAAAATCGGTGATATGTACGGTAGAAGAATTGGTATCATGTCTGCTATGGTTGTCTACATTGTTGGTATTATTATCCAAATTGCTTCTCAACATGCTTGGTACCAAGTCATGATTGGTAGAATTATTACTGGTCTTGCCGTTGGTATGTTATCGGTTTTATGTCCATTATTTATCTCAGAAGTTTCTCCAAAACATTTAAGAGGTACTTTGGTGTGCTGTTTCCAATTGATGATTACTTTAGGTATCTTTTTGGGTTACTGTACTACTTTTGGTACTAAGAAATACTCCGACTCCAGACAATGGAGAGTCCCATTAGGTTTATGTTTTGCCTGGGCTTTATGTTTAGTCGCTGGTATGCTGAGAATGCCAGAATCTCCACGTTACCTTGTTGGTAAAGATAGAATTGAAGATGCTAAAATGTCTCTTGCCAAAACTAACAAAGTCTCTCCAGAAGACCCAGCATTATACCGTGaacttcaattaattcagGCTGGTgttgaaagagaaagattAGCTGGTTCAGTTTCATGGGGTGCTTTATTCAATGGTAAACCAAGAATCTTTGAAAGAGTGTTGGTTGGTGTCATGTTACAAGCCTTACAACAATTGACTGGTGataattatttcttttactACAGTACTACTATTTTCAAGTCCGTTGGTATGAATGATTCTTTCCAAACTTCTATCATTATTGGTGTTATTAACTTTGCATCCACCTTTGTTGGTATCTATGCTATTGAGAAATTAGGTAGAAGACattgtttgttgattgGTTCTATTGCTATgtcaatttgtttcttgatTTACTCCTTGGTCGGTACTCAACATCTTTACATTGGTAAAGCAGGTGGTCCAAGTAGAAAACCAGATGGTGATGCTATGATCTTTATCACTACCCTTTATGTGTTCTTCTTTGCTTCCACATGGGCTGGTGGTGTTTACTCCATTATTTCCGAGCTTTATCCATTGAAAGTCAGAAGTAAGGCTATGGGTTTAGCTAATGCATCCAATTGGATTTGGGGTTTCTTAATTTCCTTCTTCACTTCCTTCATCACTGATTCAATTCACTTCTACTACGGTTTCGTCTTTATGGGATGTTTAGTTTTCTCCATTTTCTTTGTCTACTTTATGGTTTACGAAACTAAAGGTCTTACCttggaagaaattgatgaattgtaCTCAACCAAAGTTGTCCCATGGAAATCAGCTGGTTGGGTTCCACCttcagaagaagaaatggCTACCTCTACTGGATATGCTGGTGATGCCAaaccagaagaagaacacgtttaa